A single region of the Candidatus Sungiibacteriota bacterium genome encodes:
- a CDS encoding type II secretion system protein: MKNGFTMVEAVVMLAIVIAISAVVLFSFTGFNEGAALNRSSRELALAIRRAQNMSLAVTQIQTSAGPRIPPAVGLKLSTLAPATYFTFADLLHDNKYASADDAKIGSDATFERGIKLDSLKDKDGVARATVHIIFAAPEATVFLGDENGVSVGDKLDITLKTPAGQTRTVVVRTSGQVSVR; this comes from the coding sequence ATGAAAAATGGTTTTACTATGGTGGAAGCGGTGGTGATGCTGGCCATTGTTATCGCCATAAGCGCGGTGGTTCTTTTTAGTTTCACCGGATTTAACGAGGGGGCGGCGCTCAACCGATCTTCCCGGGAACTCGCGCTTGCCATTCGCAGGGCCCAGAATATGTCTCTTGCCGTGACCCAAATTCAAACCTCTGCCGGACCAAGGATACCGCCGGCTGTTGGCCTTAAACTCTCCACACTCGCACCCGCAACCTATTTTACCTTTGCCGATTTACTCCACGACAACAAATACGCTTCTGCGGACGACGCCAAAATAGGAAGCGACGCAACTTTTGAGCGGGGAATAAAACTTGATTCTCTTAAAGACAAAGACGGCGTGGCGCGCGCAACCGTACATATTATTTTTGCCGCGCCGGAGGCAACAGTTTTTCTGGGAGACGAGAACGGCGTCTCTGTGGGCGATAAACTGGACATTACCCTTAAAACCCCGGCTGGTCAGACACGCACTGTGGTAGTACGAACCAGCGGACAAGTCAGCGTAAGGTAA
- a CDS encoding type II secretion system protein, which translates to MSNVGSESKFTLATTGFTLLETVVALSVILAVVVGPVTLITKGIFNFVATKNKLVAANLAQEGIELIRLVRDNNVICDFLNGSAGWAWNRDPEGGNLTNTSREVDANSSKTINCGAASLSTPRLPLYSGQPLRFNTSTGFYGYGGDQETVFVRKVDIRVPPDNPDSGIPASDQMDIISTITWNEHGTPKSLVVRERIYNWR; encoded by the coding sequence ATGTCTAACGTCGGTTCGGAATCAAAATTTACCTTAGCTACGACAGGGTTCACTTTACTGGAGACGGTAGTCGCTCTTTCCGTTATTTTAGCTGTGGTGGTCGGACCGGTGACGCTCATTACCAAGGGCATCTTTAACTTTGTCGCCACTAAAAATAAATTGGTTGCCGCCAACCTTGCACAGGAAGGCATCGAGCTTATACGTCTGGTAAGAGACAATAACGTTATCTGTGATTTTCTAAACGGCTCCGCAGGTTGGGCCTGGAACCGCGATCCAGAAGGAGGAAATTTAACTAATACCAGCCGTGAAGTTGACGCCAACTCTTCAAAAACTATAAATTGCGGGGCCGCTTCGCTCTCTACTCCGCGTCTGCCTCTTTATAGCGGCCAACCACTTCGTTTTAACACCAGCACTGGTTTTTACGGTTACGGCGGGGACCAGGAAACAGTTTTTGTGCGCAAAGTTGATATCCGGGTACCGCCGGACAACCCCGACAGCGGCATTCCTGCGTCAGACCAGATGGATATTATTTCTACCATCACTTGGAACGAACACGGTACTCCCAAAAGTTTGGTGGTACGGGAAAGAATTTATAATTGGCGATGA
- a CDS encoding type II secretion system protein — translation MKNHTKKQGFTLLEMIISIGIFSVLVIASIGVTLGVSNAQIKAANIQAILDSIRFSLELITKEMRTGSGYAATSYGAACGGASGSEISFTTALGESRTYYLSPATKTIMRMTQTTNCVQAVPFSSEEVNIDRLNFALSGSASGPNDGQPRVTLTMKARSKSPKYYLESSLDLQTTVAQRLRDL, via the coding sequence ATGAAAAACCACACAAAAAAACAGGGCTTCACTTTACTGGAAATGATAATTTCCATAGGAATTTTCTCTGTTCTTGTAATCGCATCCATAGGAGTTACGCTGGGCGTATCCAACGCCCAAATAAAAGCGGCCAATATTCAGGCGATCCTTGATTCCATACGCTTCTCTCTTGAACTTATAACCAAAGAAATGCGCACGGGCTCTGGGTATGCCGCAACTTCTTATGGCGCAGCCTGCGGCGGTGCATCGGGGTCAGAAATCAGCTTTACCACGGCCTTGGGCGAGTCGCGCACTTATTATCTTAGTCCCGCAACCAAAACTATTATGCGCATGACCCAAACCACCAACTGCGTACAGGCCGTGCCTTTTAGTTCCGAGGAGGTAAATATTGATCGCCTGAATTTTGCGCTAAGCGGCTCGGCTTCCGGACCAAATGACGGCCAGCCGCGGGTTACTCTAACCATGAAGGCGCGCTCCAAAAGCCCAAAATACTATCTGGAGTCGTCCCTGGATTTACAAACCACCGTGGCTCAAAGATTACGTGACTTATGA
- a CDS encoding ATP-dependent DNA ligase gives MRFSELAKYLEKLEKTASRNEMTKILAEVLKEAEEEEIDKVCYLLLGELLPAYRGIEFNIAEKIMIQVLAAALEESPKKITKLYKSKGDLGDVAYDLLSQKRKPAKHLTADKVYSQLLKVSQETGTGSQERKIKKMAELLSELDARSAKFVVRIPIGKMRLGFSDATLLDALSFMLKGDKSARKEIEQAYNVTADIGAIAKIVKKSGLGSLQRIEPHPGIPIRPSLAERLRTVEEVIEKAGPEVGVEQKLDGFRTQIHLWREEGEKKIALFSRNLENTTAMFPEIVAAAKKLPVQEAILDGETIGYNPKSNKFSPFQETVQRKRKYDIEEFAKKIPLSIFVFDILYLNGKSLLERPFRERRKIIERVLPEKTKGALRLTPHRVTKDPNVILKELKSSIAAGLEGVVAKNLDAAYEAGSRGFHWIKLKATMAALEKLRGGKKTETKILDTIDCVVMGAYKGRGKRAVFGVGGLLLGIRGQDGRYYSISRLGTGLSDEQFREAHRRLGKLKVNTAPKEYIVDKEITPDIWVRPSLVVEILADEITLSPRHTAGRKGTSRGYSLRFPRLVRFRDDKNPEDATTAEEIKKLFAEQKK, from the coding sequence ATGCGTTTCTCCGAACTAGCAAAATATCTGGAAAAGTTGGAAAAAACCGCCTCCCGGAACGAAATGACCAAAATACTCGCCGAAGTACTCAAGGAAGCCGAGGAAGAGGAGATAGACAAAGTTTGTTATCTGCTTCTGGGAGAACTCCTTCCTGCGTATCGCGGAATAGAATTTAATATCGCCGAAAAAATAATGATACAAGTTCTGGCCGCAGCCTTGGAAGAATCTCCGAAAAAAATAACAAAACTTTATAAGTCAAAAGGGGACCTTGGCGATGTGGCCTACGACCTGCTTTCTCAAAAAAGGAAACCAGCCAAACACCTAACTGCAGATAAGGTCTACAGTCAGCTGCTTAAAGTCTCCCAAGAAACAGGTACAGGAAGTCAGGAAAGAAAAATCAAAAAAATGGCCGAGCTTTTATCAGAACTTGACGCTCGTTCCGCCAAGTTTGTAGTCCGCATTCCGATAGGAAAAATGCGCCTGGGATTTTCAGACGCCACCCTTCTTGACGCCCTTTCCTTTATGCTCAAGGGGGATAAATCAGCGCGGAAAGAAATTGAACAGGCTTACAATGTCACCGCCGATATTGGGGCCATAGCAAAAATTGTCAAAAAATCCGGGCTTGGTTCGTTACAGCGCATAGAACCGCATCCGGGCATACCCATACGTCCATCTCTGGCCGAAAGACTGCGCACGGTTGAAGAAGTGATTGAAAAGGCGGGCCCGGAAGTGGGGGTTGAACAAAAACTTGACGGATTTCGCACCCAAATCCACTTATGGAGAGAAGAAGGAGAGAAAAAAATCGCGCTATTTTCACGCAATCTTGAAAACACCACCGCTATGTTCCCCGAAATCGTTGCGGCGGCAAAAAAACTTCCTGTTCAGGAAGCTATTTTGGACGGCGAGACCATCGGCTATAACCCCAAATCAAATAAGTTTTCTCCTTTCCAGGAAACAGTGCAGAGGAAAAGAAAATATGATATTGAGGAGTTCGCCAAAAAAATTCCTTTAAGTATTTTCGTTTTTGATATCCTTTATCTCAACGGTAAGTCTCTTCTTGAGCGTCCCTTTAGGGAGAGGAGAAAAATAATAGAACGCGTTCTTCCGGAGAAAACAAAAGGAGCTCTGCGCCTTACTCCTCATAGAGTTACCAAAGATCCCAATGTTATACTAAAAGAACTAAAAAGCAGTATTGCCGCGGGACTAGAGGGCGTCGTGGCCAAAAATCTTGACGCAGCGTATGAAGCCGGAAGCAGAGGATTTCACTGGATAAAATTAAAAGCAACCATGGCGGCTCTTGAAAAACTGCGCGGCGGAAAAAAGACAGAAACAAAAATTCTTGATACGATTGATTGCGTTGTTATGGGTGCCTATAAAGGACGGGGCAAGCGCGCCGTATTCGGCGTGGGGGGTTTGCTGCTCGGCATACGGGGACAGGACGGCCGTTACTATTCTATTTCGCGCCTGGGCACAGGGCTTTCGGACGAACAGTTCCGTGAGGCGCACCGTCGCCTAGGAAAATTAAAAGTTAACACGGCGCCCAAAGAATATATAGTGGACAAAGAGATTACACCCGACATCTGGGTCCGTCCTTCGCTGGTCGTAGAGATTCTGGCGGATGAGATTACTCTCTCACCACGGCATACGGCAGGAAGAAAAGGGACTAGCCGGGGATATTCGCTTCGTTTTCCGAGACTCGTTCGCTTCCGCGATGACAAAAACCCGGAGGACGCAACCACCGCGGAGGAAATTAAAAAACTGTTTGCGGAACAAAAAAAATAG
- the gatC gene encoding Asp-tRNA(Asn)/Glu-tRNA(Gln) amidotransferase subunit GatC — MSISRQDIEHIAKLARIELSESEKQKFVGELSAILEFVKKLNEVKTDIESLSYTAAHHTVMRPDTQQDTDLEGSSVELLAAVPEKKDSWVKVKPVF; from the coding sequence ATGTCAATATCACGTCAAGACATCGAGCATATCGCCAAACTTGCGCGTATAGAACTATCAGAATCCGAAAAACAAAAATTTGTGGGTGAACTCTCCGCCATTTTAGAATTTGTAAAAAAATTAAACGAGGTCAAAACTGACATTGAATCCCTAAGCTACACAGCAGCGCACCACACCGTGATGCGTCCGGATACGCAGCAAGACACCGACCTTGAAGGAAGCTCTGTAGAATTACTGGCGGCTGTTCCGGAAAAAAAAGACTCTTGGGTAAAAGTTAAACCGGTATTTTAA
- the gatA gene encoding Asp-tRNA(Asn)/Glu-tRNA(Gln) amidotransferase subunit GatA codes for MATLNQLTIQEAALGLRQKKFSSTELVADCLTAIKSKDKELHAYLEVFGDALDEAKKADEMLQNHHALPPLLGIPIAVKDNILVEGEICTAGSKILENYVASYDATVIKKLKAQGAIIIGKTNLDEFAMGSSTENSAFGPTKNPHDTRRVPGGSSGGSAAAVAADMCIAALGSDTGGSIRQPASFCGIVGLKPTYGRVSRHGLMAMASSLDQIGPLTKTVEDAKTLFEAICGSDDFDATSFKNPPENKPVNTELKNLRVGVPKEYFSRGLDRGVEEVVRQALKRVEGAGAHIEELSLQHSEYALATYYIIVPSEVSANLARYDGIRYGHQNTKADSLFGVYAQTRAEGLGHEVKRRIMLGTHALSAGYYDAYYLKAQKVRGLIRQDFENALKKVDVIIGPTTPTTAFKFDEKTSDPLQMYLADIYTVAVNLSGLPALSMPAGKSNNLPVGLQLIGQWFDETNILSIASEIEKKIHA; via the coding sequence ATGGCCACCCTTAACCAGCTTACAATTCAAGAAGCCGCCCTAGGACTCCGGCAGAAAAAATTCTCCTCAACAGAGTTGGTGGCGGACTGTCTTACAGCGATAAAATCTAAAGACAAAGAACTGCACGCCTATCTTGAAGTGTTTGGGGACGCGCTGGACGAAGCAAAAAAAGCCGATGAGATGCTGCAAAACCATCATGCATTACCGCCGCTTTTGGGCATACCCATTGCTGTAAAAGATAATATTTTAGTTGAGGGAGAAATCTGCACCGCCGGATCAAAAATTTTAGAAAACTATGTTGCGAGTTATGACGCCACGGTAATAAAAAAACTAAAAGCGCAGGGCGCGATAATTATTGGGAAAACCAATCTGGATGAATTTGCCATGGGCTCCTCAACGGAAAATTCTGCTTTTGGCCCAACTAAAAATCCGCACGATACACGTCGCGTCCCCGGCGGCTCATCAGGAGGCTCTGCCGCAGCAGTTGCCGCGGATATGTGCATAGCGGCTTTGGGTTCCGATACCGGAGGCTCTATCCGTCAACCTGCATCCTTTTGCGGAATTGTGGGACTCAAACCGACGTACGGAAGAGTGTCTCGTCATGGCCTCATGGCCATGGCCTCCTCGCTTGACCAAATCGGGCCCCTGACCAAAACCGTGGAAGATGCCAAAACTCTATTTGAAGCTATCTGCGGCAGTGATGACTTTGATGCAACCTCATTTAAAAACCCACCGGAGAACAAACCCGTCAATACAGAGCTAAAAAATCTGCGGGTTGGTGTTCCCAAGGAATATTTTTCCCGGGGGCTTGATCGTGGGGTTGAAGAAGTAGTACGTCAGGCTCTAAAAAGAGTGGAGGGTGCTGGCGCACATATTGAAGAGTTAAGCCTTCAGCATTCCGAATACGCACTGGCTACCTATTATATAATAGTACCATCGGAGGTGTCGGCGAATCTTGCCCGTTATGACGGTATTCGTTACGGCCATCAAAATACTAAGGCGGATAGTCTTTTTGGGGTTTATGCCCAAACACGCGCCGAAGGACTAGGACACGAAGTAAAACGACGCATTATGCTTGGAACCCACGCCCTTTCTGCCGGTTATTACGACGCTTACTATTTAAAGGCGCAGAAAGTGCGCGGTTTAATCAGACAAGATTTTGAAAATGCATTAAAAAAAGTTGACGTTATTATTGGTCCTACCACACCAACCACGGCTTTTAAATTTGATGAAAAAACCAGTGACCCGTTACAAATGTACCTTGCTGATATCTACACGGTTGCCGTAAATTTATCCGGCTTGCCCGCGCTATCCATGCCGGCAGGCAAGAGCAATAACTTACCTGTTGGTCTGCAACTTATTGGCCAATGGTTTGATGAGACCAACATATTATCCATTGCTTCTGAAATAGAAAAAAAAATTCATGCCTGA
- a CDS encoding GIY-YIG nuclease family protein: MVYYVYILYSDRFDRFYIGQTNNINLRLRHHNFGKSSWTKSYRPWRLIHSESFQTRTKAMQREKYLKSLKDKRYLLRFL, translated from the coding sequence ATGGTGTATTATGTTTACATTCTATATAGTGACCGGTTCGATCGATTTTACATTGGTCAAACCAATAATATAAATTTGAGGTTGCGACATCACAATTTTGGAAAATCCAGCTGGACAAAGAGTTATCGACCATGGAGACTAATTCATTCAGAGTCGTTCCAGACTCGTACCAAGGCCATGCAAAGAGAAAAGTACCTAAAATCTCTCAAGGATAAAAGATATCTGTTAAGATTTCTCTAA
- a CDS encoding TPM domain-containing protein — MKRSLVLIVGLFSLFLAVPVLHASEFCDTRVYDSAGVLDNNDRARLEEAAARLVSAGAEVRVRVSKTLNGSANIDAYEKQVERQCASWQATDGNRKNNLVVLMVATQARKSGIFYGSEWKPALDGAWNKVRTQHMNPSFRDGRWADGVVKGLNAVGELLEQQMRAPVVAPAPPPSPQVVVVQPNQPSAPTDYSGLWTVMKLMLGLIVLVGLAMLLGAFLKRREGQRAARQKAMLAKQDAASRINTLDDELVTLEAVVGAMVNKVSEEDAEPLRDGMVRAQKLFASAAENFHGLGQAANDPERPGLTVAEYEAIAQSYGVVVAKLYEARGIKDEINKRVFQLSSLIADSAKVVAAVNTAITTATQNIAEVRKQGFLTSTADTLLLQAQTKLKEADSAIQQKRYGEAHKTALSAGELVQKAVTSAEELPKIKQELTTGIVAASGRIETVNTGIAAAKEVFDRISEKYAKTSWESVRGNGTEARKRVESAERTTMTLQAMVSMDKQEWDKARAGLKEATTWLDEAESLLRSIHEREKGLALAERDASKEVIAAEVDIRKARDYVHQYDDEIKDTVEAELRKAERVVVKAKQELVQEKPDFPLVVKLAKEANDTADEILLEAISEHEAAERLRAKAKNIMRDAERAVSKAQEYIEDHKHDVGSSAKGYLSDAQKYLGRAQAALVFEDKISLAEKGQKKGNEAYSKAKDDVEDAHESSRRSWGSSSVVVIGGGGGYSSGDYSHSSGDYSSGGYSSGGDSGSSDSGGGGGWGSDSGGGGGGDFGGGGGGGGGGDF, encoded by the coding sequence TTGAAAAGATCTCTTGTGTTGATTGTGGGGCTTTTTAGTCTTTTCCTAGCTGTCCCTGTTTTACATGCAAGTGAATTTTGTGACACCCGAGTTTACGACAGCGCAGGAGTCTTGGATAACAACGACCGCGCACGGTTGGAAGAAGCTGCGGCGCGTTTGGTTAGCGCTGGAGCAGAGGTGCGGGTTAGGGTCAGTAAAACCCTTAACGGGTCTGCCAACATTGATGCCTATGAGAAACAGGTTGAGAGACAGTGCGCATCATGGCAGGCTACGGACGGAAACAGAAAGAATAATCTTGTAGTACTTATGGTTGCAACGCAAGCCAGAAAGTCCGGAATCTTTTACGGTTCTGAGTGGAAACCAGCCTTGGATGGAGCATGGAATAAGGTTCGGACTCAGCATATGAATCCGAGCTTCCGCGACGGCAGATGGGCAGATGGCGTGGTGAAAGGTTTAAATGCAGTGGGTGAACTTCTGGAACAACAAATGAGAGCGCCCGTGGTTGCCCCGGCTCCACCCCCTAGTCCGCAAGTAGTGGTGGTGCAGCCAAACCAGCCGTCCGCACCCACAGATTATTCTGGACTATGGACAGTAATGAAATTAATGCTTGGTCTTATTGTGTTGGTTGGGCTTGCAATGCTTCTGGGTGCTTTCCTAAAGCGTCGGGAAGGACAGCGTGCGGCCCGACAAAAGGCTATGTTGGCCAAACAAGATGCGGCATCCCGTATTAATACTCTTGATGACGAGCTTGTAACGCTTGAAGCAGTGGTTGGAGCGATGGTCAACAAGGTGTCAGAAGAAGACGCGGAGCCGCTTAGGGATGGTATGGTTCGTGCGCAAAAACTTTTTGCAAGTGCTGCTGAAAATTTTCACGGCTTAGGACAGGCGGCTAACGATCCAGAGCGTCCGGGACTAACGGTGGCCGAGTACGAAGCTATTGCCCAGTCATACGGCGTGGTAGTGGCAAAGCTTTACGAAGCAAGGGGCATCAAAGACGAAATTAATAAGCGTGTGTTTCAACTTTCAAGTCTGATAGCAGATTCTGCCAAAGTTGTGGCGGCGGTTAACACTGCTATTACCACGGCCACTCAAAATATTGCCGAAGTAAGGAAGCAGGGGTTTTTGACCAGCACAGCCGATACCCTGCTTTTGCAAGCGCAAACAAAACTGAAGGAAGCGGACTCAGCGATACAGCAGAAAAGGTATGGCGAAGCACATAAAACGGCCCTGTCTGCGGGCGAATTGGTTCAGAAGGCGGTTACGTCGGCCGAGGAGCTTCCTAAAATCAAGCAGGAACTTACAACCGGGATTGTGGCCGCGAGCGGGCGCATAGAGACTGTTAATACGGGGATTGCAGCTGCCAAAGAAGTATTTGACCGGATTAGCGAAAAATATGCCAAGACTTCGTGGGAGTCGGTGCGCGGCAATGGCACTGAAGCAAGAAAGCGTGTGGAGAGTGCGGAGAGAACCACGATGACGCTGCAGGCCATGGTTTCCATGGATAAACAGGAGTGGGATAAGGCCCGTGCAGGTTTGAAAGAGGCAACTACTTGGCTTGATGAGGCGGAGTCGCTTCTGCGTTCAATTCATGAGCGCGAGAAGGGCCTTGCGCTTGCAGAACGCGATGCGTCAAAAGAAGTTATTGCCGCAGAGGTAGATATCCGTAAGGCTCGGGACTACGTTCATCAGTACGATGATGAGATCAAGGATACGGTGGAAGCAGAGTTAAGAAAAGCCGAGAGAGTTGTTGTTAAGGCCAAGCAGGAATTGGTCCAAGAGAAACCAGATTTTCCACTGGTGGTTAAACTGGCCAAAGAAGCTAACGACACCGCAGATGAAATTTTACTTGAGGCGATAAGCGAGCATGAGGCCGCAGAGCGTTTGCGTGCCAAAGCCAAAAACATAATGCGTGACGCAGAGCGAGCCGTGTCCAAAGCCCAAGAGTATATTGAGGACCACAAACACGACGTAGGCAGTTCGGCCAAGGGCTACCTTTCTGATGCTCAAAAGTATTTAGGACGTGCGCAGGCCGCCCTGGTTTTTGAAGACAAAATTTCTCTTGCCGAAAAAGGGCAAAAGAAAGGCAACGAAGCCTACTCTAAAGCCAAGGACGACGTTGAAGACGCACATGAGTCAAGCCGCAGAAGTTGGGGAAGTTCATCGGTCGTTGTTATTGGAGGCGGTGGTGGGTACTCCTCCGGAGATTATTCGCACTCCTCCGGAGATTATTCCAGCGGAGGCTATTCGTCAGGAGGAGACAGCGGATCAAGTGATAGCGGTGGTGGAGGTGGTTGGGGTTCTGATAGTGGCGGAGGCGGCGGCGGAGACTTTGGCGGCGGCGGCGGTGGAGGCGGCGGCGGAGATTTTTAA
- a CDS encoding PspA/IM30 family protein, translated as MAGLFEKARIIFLSRAHKLLDTVVDLDSTGAVKQYVRDLEGSLTDLQAAAAEAEGYVRTLGRDQRTLERRVTELDGAINLILGDDDPNNDHVATAKQVELDGVSNLLVAKKEELESATTTAGKMKEAVSALKAKHAAMVQRIQQLEAMEHSTKAKEEAAHAMKMASDIVASGETVSVDNVVARMQREADVADVKFEGALGTFRDKSGQDAAVALAQAKIAERKKKLAGATKA; from the coding sequence GTGGCTGGTCTTTTTGAGAAGGCACGGATTATTTTCCTTAGTAGGGCCCACAAACTTCTAGATACGGTGGTTGATCTGGATTCAACCGGTGCCGTAAAGCAATATGTGCGTGACCTTGAGGGTTCGCTTACGGACCTTCAAGCTGCTGCTGCTGAAGCAGAGGGTTACGTCCGTACGCTGGGACGTGACCAGAGGACTTTGGAACGACGTGTTACAGAATTGGATGGGGCAATCAACCTCATCCTGGGCGATGACGATCCAAACAATGACCACGTAGCAACGGCAAAACAGGTTGAGCTTGATGGTGTAAGTAATCTTCTTGTTGCCAAGAAAGAAGAGCTTGAGTCAGCCACGACAACTGCTGGGAAGATGAAAGAAGCTGTGTCTGCGCTCAAGGCCAAACACGCCGCAATGGTTCAGCGCATTCAGCAGCTTGAGGCCATGGAACATTCCACCAAGGCCAAAGAAGAAGCTGCGCACGCAATGAAGATGGCAAGTGATATTGTGGCTTCGGGGGAGACGGTTTCTGTTGACAACGTTGTGGCCCGGATGCAGCGTGAGGCCGACGTTGCAGATGTAAAGTTTGAGGGCGCCCTGGGAACTTTCCGTGACAAGTCTGGTCAGGATGCAGCGGTTGCGCTGGCGCAGGCGAAGATCGCGGAGCGGAAGAAAAAGCTCGCAGGGGCCACCAAAGCCTAA